Part of the Lujinxingia vulgaris genome is shown below.
GCGCCACCGCGCTGGCCGGCCTCACGCTCTCGCCAAAACTCCTGGCGAGCGAAGGGGACCTTGAGCCCGCCGGCGACTTCGGTGAGCTCGACGCCACCGCGCCCGGCGGCATCGACCTGTACATCGAGCGAAAAACCCTGCGCATCGACGGACTTCCGGGGCGAGCGATTACGATCAATGGGTCGGTGCCCGGCCCGACGATCCGTATGACGGAGGGCGAAGAAGCCGTGATCCGCGTGCATAACCGCATGCGGGAGGCGACCTCGATTCACTGGCACGGCATCCTCCTGCCCTTTGATATGGACGGTGTGCCGGGCATCAGCTTTGCGGGCATCGCGCCGGGCGAAACGTTTACCTACCGCTTTCGTCTGCGCCAGAACGGCACCTACTGGTACCACAGCCACAGCGGGCTTCAGGAACAGATGGGGCATTACGGGCAGCTCATCGTCGAGCCGCGGGACGAAGATCCCGTCGACTACGACGTGGAGCACACCCTGGTGCTCTCGGACTGGACCTTTGAAGACCCGACCACCGTCTACAAAAAACTCAAGAGCTTTGAGGGGTATTATAACTTCCAGCGGCCCACGCTCGCGAACCTTCGGCAGCAGGCCGACGCGACGGATCAAGGGCTGGGTGAGGCCATTGGCAGCCGGCTTCAGTGGAACCGGATGCGCATGGATTCTACGGATATCGCGGATGTCACCGGCGCGACGTACAGCTATCTGCTGAACGGGCGCACGGCTCGCGAAAACCCCACCTTCATCGCCGGGCCTGGCGAGCGGGTGCGCCTGCGTCTGACCAACGCCTCGGCCATGACTTATTTCGACGTGCGCATCCCCGGCCTGGCCATGACCGTGGTGCAGGCCGACGGGCAGAACGTGGAGCCGGTGGAGGTCGACGAACTGCGCATCGCGGTGGCGGAGACCTACGACGTCATCGTGACTCTGCCCGACGCCCGCGCCTACACCATCTTTGCTGAGACTATGGACCGAAGCGGCTACGCGCGCGGCACCCTCGCTCCGCAACAGGGCATGTCCGCCCCGATTCCCGAACGCCGCACTCGCCCCCTCCTCACCATGGCGGACATGGGCATGATGCATGGCGATATGGAGAGCATGGAGGGAATGGAAGGCATGGACCACGGGGGAGATCACAGCGCCCACGGCGGAGATGAAGCCAGCGACTCGAAGGACAAGATTCGCTATCCGCCACACGACGAACACAACGTCTCGTCAGTGGCGCATCGCCACGCGCTCCCCGTCACCGACCTGCCGATGAGCGTGCCGCATGGTCCCGACGACCACGGGGCGGGCAGCATTACCATGGCCGAGAACGCCTACCGCCAGCTCGACGATCCCGGTGTGGGCCTGGGCGACGACGGGCGCCGCGTGCTCACGTACAGCCAGCTCCGCATCCTGGAGACGCCCCCCGACCGCCGGCCCCCGACCCGGGAGATCAACCTGCATCTCACCGGCAATATGCATAACTACATCTGGGGATTTAACGGCAAAAAGTGGTCTGAATCCGAGATGTTACGCTTTAAATACGGGGAGCGACTGCGCATCAACTTCATCAACGACACGATGATGAATCACCCCATGCACCTGCACGGCATGTGGATGGATCTTTACGCTGGCCATGACTACGGAAAGAACCCGCGCAAACACACCGTCAACGTGCAGCCGGCGGAGCTTTTAACCGTCGACATCAGCGTCGATGCGCCCGGGCAGTGGGCCTTTCATTGCCATCTTCTCTACCACATGAAAGCCGGCATGTTCCGCACCGTCGCCGTGGTGCGCGACCTCAAAGGGGAGCCCATCTATGCCGACCGTTAAACACTACGCCCGGGCGCTGGGACTTGCCCTCTCTCTGCTGCTCCTCACCGACTCGCCGGCCTGGAGCCAGGAAGGCCACGAGCACCACGAGATGGAGGAGGAGCGCGACGACGCCCCCGAGCCCGAAGAGTCGCCAGAATCTCCGGCCGAAGAGGCCGAAGAGGATCCCGATGATGTCGAGAGCTACCAGGGCGAAGAACCCGCGCTCCCCGAAGGCATGACCCTCGACGAGGTGCTGGAGAGCGCCGAGCAGCCGCCGCCGGAGGACTTCCCCGACGCGATGCACGACGATGCGATCCGCGCCTTTCTGCTCTTTGACCAGCTCGAATACCGCTACGACCTCGGAGACGCCCCGGACCAGATCGGCACCGAAATCTCGGGCTACGTCGGCGGCGATTACAACCGCCTCTGGCTCAAAGGTGAGGGCGAAACGAGCTGGCAGGGCCCGGTGGGTCTGGAGGGCGAATCGGAGATCGATGTGCTCTACGGCCGGCTGATCTCGCCATTCTGGACCGTCCAGATCGGCGCCCAATACACCAACACGTGGGCCGAGAATGCTTACGAGGACATCTGGTCCGGCGCCCTGGCCCTGCAGGGCCTGGCGCCGGGCATGTTTGAAGTCGACGCCTCGCTCTACCTGACCGAAAACCTCAACCTTCTTGCCGATCTGGAGGCGGAGTACGACCTGCGCATCACCCAACGCCTGGTGCTCCAGCCCCGCGCCGAGCTGAACTTTGCGGCGCAGGACATCCCCGAGCGCGGTATTGGTATTGGGCTGAGCCAGGCCCTCGTGGATCTGCGCCTGCGCTACGAGTTTTTAAGGGAGGTCGCCCCCTACATCGGCCTTCGCTACCAGGGGCTCATCGGCGCCACGGCGGATTTTGCCGAGGCTTCCGGCGAAGGCGCCAGCCGTTTTTTCATTCTGGGCGGTGTGCGCTTTGCGCTCTATTGAGCGGGCATATGGCGTCGTAGTTAGGCATCAAAAAAGCAGTCTTATTCAGCAGTTAAATGACATAACGAAAACTTCATTTCCTACGAGGCATGTCATGAAAAAGCGTTTTCTTTCCGGTGTATGCTCCATTCTTCTTCTCCTGGGCCTGAGCGCGTGCAGCACCTCTGGCACACCCAGCAGCGACGAGACGAGCGCGCCGACCGAGCAGGCCCAGACCGAAGGTCAGGAGTCTGAGAGCCAGGACGCCACGGCCGGACAAAACGACGCGATGGGCCAGAAGATGGGGCAGATGTGCCCGATGCAGGTCGAGGGCACCACCCGCGAGATCGTCCGGCTCGACAACGCCGTGGCCATGGACTTCACCACCACCGGCGATGTCGAAGAGCTGCGCGCACGCGTCGAGAAGATGCCCGAGCATCACGCGAAGATGCATGGCGAAGACGGTCAGATGCCCCGGGGCCACGGCCATCATGGCCAGGGTGGCCAGATGCGCCACGAGCAGATGAGCGAAGAGCACCAGGAGATGCGTCGGCAGATGATGGAGATGATGGCCGACGTCACCCTGGCGACAGAACCCATCGAAAACGGCATGCGCCTGACCTTCACCCCCGCCGACGCCTCTCAGGTCGACGCGCTCTACCAGATGATGCAGAGCCACGCGCAGATGATGGAACAGGAGGGTCAATGCCCGATGATGCCGATGATGGGCGACGCGCAGGAGACATGACGCTCAAGCGCAGGACGGCAGCTGGAGATTCACACCACAAGACGTTTAAGGAGTACCGAAATGATGAATAACTCGAACTGGCATATGTGGACCGGAACCTGGACCGACTGGTTTGCCATCGTCGTGATGGGCCTCGTGATCATCGCCGCCATCGTCATCGTCATCCGAAGCAGGTCGAACGATGCCGAGTCGAACGAGGCGGATGAGCTTCTCGAAGGTCAGGATGCCCGCGGAGCCTGAGCCCCTGGCTCATCGCCAAAAAAAAGCGTGAGCCGGCGAGGCTCACGCTTTTCACGGTTCACTGAGATGCGCACCGAGCTGATCTACACAACTATCAGCCCTTGCCGAGCGCCGCGATCACCCGCTCCATCCGCGCTTTTACGTCCTCGGCAATCGGCTGCACATCGTCGCGATCGATGAGCGAAAACATCTTCACCGGGTCGAGTGCCGAGACGATGGCGTTGCCCTCATCATCCTCGGTCACCACCACATTGCAGGGCAGCAGTAGCCCGATACCTGCCTCGGCCTGCAGCGCCTGGTGGGCCAGCGGCGGGTTGCAAGCCCCCAGAATCACGTAGTTTTTGTGATCGACGTCCAGCTTCTTACGCAACGTGTCTTTGATATCGATGCGCGTCAGCACCCCAAAGCCCTCGTCCTTAAGCGCTTTTTCGGTGCGCTCGATCGCGTCGCCGTAGCTCACGCCCTTAAGGGTTGCGGTGATGCCGTAGTCCGGGTTTCCAAAGCTGCTCATGGTGACCTCCGTAGTCAGTGAGGAAAGGAATCGAATCGGGGCCAACCCTAAGCACCAACACCCGACCCGCACACCCCACGCGGACCCCAAAACCCGAGTGCATCCAGGGCGACGATTGGCAAGGAGATAGGGATGAAGCTGTAGCAACGCTACCGCGAATCCCTATCGACGCAGCCAGCGTCGTCCTGGGGCGCTCGGCTTAGCAACCACCCAACCACAAAACGCGCCCCACCCAACGCACTCACGAATCGACCCACACCGCAAACCCCGACGCCCCACAACCACCCAACCACCCAACCACCCAACCACAAAACGCGCCCCACCCGACGCCCAACCACCTCCCGACATCGCGAGCCCCCCATGCCCCACGACCACGACCACCACGATCACGAAGGCCACGACAAACACGCCGGCCACAGCGTCTCGATGTTCCGCGACAGGTTCTGGCTGAGCCTCTTGCTCACGCTGCCGGTGGTGTTCTGGTCGCAGCATATCCAGCACCTGCTGGGCTATGGGGCGCCGAGCTTTCCCGGGTCTGCGTGGATCGAGCCCGTGCTGGGGACGATCATCTTTTTCTACGGCGGCATGGTTTTCTTAAAAAGCGCCTGGCGAGAGCTGAACGACAAACTCCCGGGCATGATGACCCTGATCTCGCTGGCGATCACGGTCGCCTTCGTCTTCAGCGTGGCGGTGGAGCTCGGGTTTGATGCATCGCCACTCTGGTGGGAGCTCGCCACCCTGGTGACGATCATGCTGCTCGGCCACTGGATCGAGATGCGCTCGATCGCCAGCGCGAAAGGCGCGCTCAAAGAGCTCGCAAAACTCCTGCCGGATAAGGCCACGCGCATCGTCGATGGGGAGCGCGAGGAGGTGCACGTCGACGCGCTCTCGCCAGGCGACCTCGTGCTGATTCGCCCCGGCGAGCGGGTGCCGGTCGACGGTGTGATCGCCGAGGGGAATAGCAACGTGAACGAGGCGATGATCACCGGCGAATCCGAGCCGGTGAGCAAACACGAGGGCGATGAGGTGACCGCCGGCACGATCAATGGCGAAGGCTCGCTGCGCGTGAAGGTCTCGAAGACGGGCGACGACACCACCCTCTCGGGCATCATGCGCCTTGTCTCCGAGGCGCAGGACTCCAAATCCCGCTCCCAGGTGCTCGCTGACCGCGCCGCGCGCTGGCTTACGGCCGTGGCGATCGGCGCGGCGCTAATCACCCTGGCGGTGTGGCTGCTGGTGGGGGCCTCCATCAATTTTACGGTCGTGCGTGTGGTCACCGTGCTCGTCATCGCCTGCCCGCATGCGCTGGGGCTTGCGGTGCCGCTGGTGGTGGCAATCTCCACATCGGTAGGTGCCTCCTCCGGGCTGCTGGTGCGCGACCGCCGGGGCCTTGAGGAAGCCCGCAACCTCGACGCGGTGATTTTTGATAAGACCGGCACACTCACCCTCGGGGAGTTTCGGGTGGTCTCCATGCACTGCGATGACGCGATCTCCGACGACGAGGCGTTGCGCATCGCCGCCAGCGTGGAGGCGGAGTCGGAGCACCCCATCGCGCGGGGAATTGTGGCGAGCGCGCGGGAGCGGGAGCTCGAGTTCCCCGAGGCTAAAGACTTTCGGAACATCACCGGCAAAGGCGTGGTCGCCAGCGTCGATGGCCAGACCTACCGCATGGGCGGCCCGGCGATGGTCGAGGGCCTGGAGATGCCCGACGCCCTGCGCAGGGCTGCCGCAGAGGCCGGGGAGAAGGCGCAGACGGCCATCTATCTGATCGAGGGTGAGCGGGCGGTCGCGGTG
Proteins encoded:
- a CDS encoding heavy metal translocating P-type ATPase, which encodes MPHDHDHHDHEGHDKHAGHSVSMFRDRFWLSLLLTLPVVFWSQHIQHLLGYGAPSFPGSAWIEPVLGTIIFFYGGMVFLKSAWRELNDKLPGMMTLISLAITVAFVFSVAVELGFDASPLWWELATLVTIMLLGHWIEMRSIASAKGALKELAKLLPDKATRIVDGEREEVHVDALSPGDLVLIRPGERVPVDGVIAEGNSNVNEAMITGESEPVSKHEGDEVTAGTINGEGSLRVKVSKTGDDTTLSGIMRLVSEAQDSKSRSQVLADRAARWLTAVAIGAALITLAVWLLVGASINFTVVRVVTVLVIACPHALGLAVPLVVAISTSVGASSGLLVRDRRGLEEARNLDAVIFDKTGTLTLGEFRVVSMHCDDAISDDEALRIAASVEAESEHPIARGIVASARERELEFPEAKDFRNITGKGVVASVDGQTYRMGGPAMVEGLEMPDALRRAAAEAGEKAQTAIYLIEGERAVAVFAVADAIRDASLEAVKALHARGIEVAMLTGDSRPVADAVARELGIDRVFAEVLPEDKADKVKALQRQGKTVAMVGDGVNDAPALATADVGIAIGAGTDVAVEAGHIVLVRSDPRDIPRIVALSKATRRKMVQNLWWAAGYNIVALPLAAGAAYAWGILLSPAVGAVLMSASTIIVAANAQLLRRVDLGG
- a CDS encoding copper resistance system multicopper oxidase → MKDDDAPHNPGSGLTRRRFLLTGATALAGLTLSPKLLASEGDLEPAGDFGELDATAPGGIDLYIERKTLRIDGLPGRAITINGSVPGPTIRMTEGEEAVIRVHNRMREATSIHWHGILLPFDMDGVPGISFAGIAPGETFTYRFRLRQNGTYWYHSHSGLQEQMGHYGQLIVEPRDEDPVDYDVEHTLVLSDWTFEDPTTVYKKLKSFEGYYNFQRPTLANLRQQADATDQGLGEAIGSRLQWNRMRMDSTDIADVTGATYSYLLNGRTARENPTFIAGPGERVRLRLTNASAMTYFDVRIPGLAMTVVQADGQNVEPVEVDELRIAVAETYDVIVTLPDARAYTIFAETMDRSGYARGTLAPQQGMSAPIPERRTRPLLTMADMGMMHGDMESMEGMEGMDHGGDHSAHGGDEASDSKDKIRYPPHDEHNVSSVAHRHALPVTDLPMSVPHGPDDHGAGSITMAENAYRQLDDPGVGLGDDGRRVLTYSQLRILETPPDRRPPTREINLHLTGNMHNYIWGFNGKKWSESEMLRFKYGERLRINFINDTMMNHPMHLHGMWMDLYAGHDYGKNPRKHTVNVQPAELLTVDISVDAPGQWAFHCHLLYHMKAGMFRTVAVVRDLKGEPIYADR
- a CDS encoding copper resistance protein B, producing the protein MPTVKHYARALGLALSLLLLTDSPAWSQEGHEHHEMEEERDDAPEPEESPESPAEEAEEDPDDVESYQGEEPALPEGMTLDEVLESAEQPPPEDFPDAMHDDAIRAFLLFDQLEYRYDLGDAPDQIGTEISGYVGGDYNRLWLKGEGETSWQGPVGLEGESEIDVLYGRLISPFWTVQIGAQYTNTWAENAYEDIWSGALALQGLAPGMFEVDASLYLTENLNLLADLEAEYDLRITQRLVLQPRAELNFAAQDIPERGIGIGLSQALVDLRLRYEFLREVAPYIGLRYQGLIGATADFAEASGEGASRFFILGGVRFALY
- a CDS encoding DUF302 domain-containing protein encodes the protein MSSFGNPDYGITATLKGVSYGDAIERTEKALKDEGFGVLTRIDIKDTLRKKLDVDHKNYVILGACNPPLAHQALQAEAGIGLLLPCNVVVTEDDEGNAIVSALDPVKMFSLIDRDDVQPIAEDVKARMERVIAALGKG